From Antennarius striatus isolate MH-2024 chromosome 14, ASM4005453v1, whole genome shotgun sequence, the proteins below share one genomic window:
- the eomesa gene encoding eomesodermin homolog a, whose amino-acid sequence MQLENILPSAGISLPKTFYNLSTSDSANNSPRPPSQLEYQEVDRTDSESSSAPKKYLGNGMLGEAEGGDAFAKSGPDGRKGSPVLGEDELTSGRRYNIDDLGSDRYFISSSQSSDMSSPCSLFPYAGQTGSVYTGSGGSRYPASLHYGSVLPPTGFSSSSVCTGRSQFSSGGYQFSQGPGCLYPSYPGTGTGIGSMSLPGSVAGARAQVYLCNRPLWLKFHRHQTEMIITKQGRRMFPFLSFNITGLNLTAHYNVFVEVVLADPNHWRFQGGKWVTCGKADNNMQGNKMYVHPESPNTGAHWMRQEISFGKLKLTNNKGANNNNTQMIVLQSLHKYQPRLHIVEVTEDGVEDMSNEARTQTFTFPENQFIAVTAYQNTDITQLKIDHNPFAKGFRDNYDSMYTAPESDRLTPSPTDSPRSTQIVPGARYAMQPFFQDQFVNNLPQNRFYASERAVPQTNSLLSPQGEDAAAAAGAAAAAAAASAQRWFVPPVQQPGSNKLDLSYDNDYSPSSLLSYGIKPLSLQTSHALGYYPDSAFASMAAGWGTRSSYQRKMTGLPWSPRPSPPAFPDEQLGGVAKDKLAEDSAPPPPPASSWIETSHSLKSVDSTDSGVYSVVCKRRRMSPGGSSTENSPTIKCEDLTTEEYKDNPKGMGYYAFYTSP is encoded by the exons ATGCAGTTGGAGAACATCCTTCCCAGCGCCGGCATCAGTTTACCCAAGACCTTCTACAACCTCTCCACGTCGGACAGCGCCAACAACAGCCCGCGACCCCCGTCCCAGCTCGAGTACCAGGAGGTGGACCGGACGGACTCGGAGTCCAGCAGCGCTCCTAAGAAATATCTGGGCAACGGGATGCTGGGGGAGGCGGAAGGGGGGGACGCGTTCGCAAAATCCGGGCCCGACGGGAGGAAGGGCTCCCCGGTGCTGGGGGAGGACGAGCTGACGAGCGGGCGGCGGTACAACATAGACGACCTCGGCTCGGACAGATACTTCATCTCGTCCAGCCAGAGCTCCGACATGTCCAGCCCCTGCTCCCTCTTCCCCTACGCGGGACAGACCGGCTCGGTCTACACCGGGTCCGGCGGCTCCCGGTACCCGGCGTCCCTTCATTACGGATCCGTCCTGCCGCCGACCGGCTTCTCGTCCTCGTCTGTGTGCACCGGCCGCAGCCAGTTCAGCAGCGGGGGGTACCAGTTCAGCCAGGGCCCGGGCTGTTTGTACCCGTCCTACCCCGGGACGGGCACGGGCATCGGCTCCATGTCTCTGCCGGGTTCTGTGGCCGGAGCCCGGGCGCAGGTCTACCTGTGCAACCGGCCTCTGTGGCTGAAGTTCCACCGGCACCAGACCGAGATGATCATCACCAAACAGGGCAG GCGGATGTTTCCGTTCCTCAGCTTCAACATCACCGGCCTGAACCTCACGGCGCATTACAACGTGTTCGTGGAGGTGGTTCTGGCGGACCCCAACCACTGGCGCTTCCAGGGGGGGAAGTGGGTCACCTGTGGGAAGGCGGACAATAATATgcaag gtaATAAAATGTACGTTCATCCTGAATCTCCAAACACCGGTGCTCACTGGATGAGGCAAGAAATCTCTTTTGGGAAACTGAAGCTGACCAATAATAAAggagcaaacaacaacaacacacag ATGATCGTCCTGCAGTCGCTTCACAAATACCAGCCGCGGCTGCACATCGTGGAGGTGACGGAGGACGGCGTGGAGGACATGAGCAACGAGGCCCGAACTCAGACCTTCACCTTCCCGGAGAACCAGTTCATCGCCGTCACCGCCTACCAGAACACGGAC aTCACGCAGCTGAAGATCGACCACAACCCGTTTGCTAAAGGCTTCCGGGACAACTACGACTC GATGTACACGGCTCCGGAGAGCGACCGTTTGACCCCGTCGCCCACCGACTCGCCCCGCTCCACCCAGATCGTCCCGGGGGCCCGTTACGCCATGCAGCCCTTCTTCCAGGACCAGTTCGTCAACAACCTGCCTCAGAACCGTTTCTACGCCAGCGAGCGCGCCGTCCCCCAGACCAACAGCCTCCTGTCCCCGCAGGGCGAGGACGCCGCCGCGGCCGCCGGCGCCGCGGCTGCCGCAGCTGCCGCCTCCGCCCAGCGCTGGTTTGTCCCCCCCGTCCAACAACCGGGATCCAACAAGCTGGACCTGTCCTACGACAACGACTACTCCCCCAGCAGCCTGCTGTCCTACGGCATCAAGCCGCTGTCGCTGCAGACGTCCCACGCCCTCGGCTACTACCCGGACTCCGCCTTCGCCTCCATGGCCGCCGGTTGGGGCACCAGGAGCTCCTACCAGCGTAAGATGACGGGGCTGCCTTGGTCCCCCCGTCCCAGCCCCCCAGCCTTCCCGGACGAGCAACTTGGGGGGGTGGCGAAAGACAAGCTGGCGGAGGATagcgcgccgccgccgccgccggcctCCAGCTGGATCGAGACGTCCCACTCGCTGAAATCGGTGGACTCTACGGACTCGGGGGTGTACTCGGTGGTGTGCAAGAGGCGCAGGATGTCCCCCGGGGGGTCAAGCACAGAAAACTCCCCCACCATCAAGTGTGAGGACTTGACAACGGAGGAGTACAAGGACAACCCAAAAGGCATGGGCTATTATGCATTCTACACCAGCCCCTAA